One Sagittula stellata E-37 genomic window carries:
- the cysS gene encoding cysteine--tRNA ligase — translation MADPNPDRLEIRLTNTRNRAKEVFVPIDPENVRMYVCGPTVYDRAHLGNARPVLVFDVLYRLLRHVYGADHVTYVRNFTDVDDKINATALARKEAGADGTLEDLIRERTEETISWYLKDMGELGALEPDRMPRATEYIAPMVAMIEGLIESGHAYAAEGHVLFRVRSYEAYGKLSGRSVDDMMAGARVEVAPYKEDPMDFVLWKPSSDELPGWDSPWGRGRPGWHIECSAMSYELFGSSFDIHGGGNDLMFPHHENEIAQSCCAHPEGDFAKVWMHNEMLQVEGRKMSKSLGNFFTVRDLLDQGVPGEVIRFVMLSTHYRKPMDWTAEKAREAKRKLAYWRALLKEAGVEGVDSTAADLGVVSDLAEDLNTKPALDKLGSIADYLKSALVSEKQRSSGDLNVPESSENSAELAKRLKSSANLLGLLQDELADWFEDQVFFDLSDFSSKLVNLRAEALAKVQEPGADKKECFRELDRFKSALLNAGVEVRMSKAGVELVPGPDFDPAKLEQV, via the coding sequence ATGGCCGACCCGAATCCCGACCGTCTGGAGATCAGGCTGACGAACACCCGCAACCGGGCGAAGGAAGTGTTTGTCCCCATCGACCCGGAAAACGTGCGGATGTACGTGTGCGGGCCGACGGTCTACGACCGGGCGCATCTGGGCAACGCACGGCCCGTGCTGGTGTTCGACGTACTCTACCGGCTGCTGCGCCACGTCTACGGTGCAGATCACGTGACCTACGTGCGTAACTTCACCGACGTCGACGACAAGATCAACGCGACGGCGCTGGCGCGCAAGGAGGCGGGGGCGGATGGCACGCTGGAGGATCTGATCCGCGAGCGCACCGAAGAGACGATCTCGTGGTACCTGAAGGACATGGGCGAACTCGGCGCGCTGGAGCCCGACCGGATGCCGCGCGCGACGGAGTACATCGCGCCGATGGTCGCGATGATCGAAGGGCTGATCGAAAGCGGCCACGCCTATGCCGCCGAGGGGCACGTGCTGTTCCGGGTGCGGTCCTATGAGGCCTACGGCAAGCTGTCGGGGCGGTCGGTCGACGACATGATGGCGGGCGCCCGGGTCGAGGTCGCGCCCTACAAGGAAGATCCGATGGACTTCGTGCTGTGGAAGCCGTCCTCGGACGAACTGCCGGGCTGGGACAGCCCCTGGGGCCGGGGGCGCCCGGGCTGGCACATCGAATGCTCCGCCATGTCCTACGAGCTGTTCGGTTCCAGTTTCGACATCCACGGCGGTGGCAACGACCTGATGTTCCCGCACCACGAAAACGAGATCGCCCAGTCCTGCTGCGCACACCCGGAGGGCGACTTCGCGAAGGTCTGGATGCACAACGAGATGCTGCAGGTCGAGGGCAGGAAGATGTCCAAGTCGCTGGGCAACTTCTTTACCGTGCGGGATCTGCTGGACCAGGGCGTGCCTGGAGAGGTGATCCGTTTTGTCATGTTGTCGACGCACTACCGCAAGCCGATGGACTGGACCGCTGAGAAGGCGCGGGAGGCCAAAAGGAAACTCGCATACTGGCGTGCGCTCTTGAAAGAGGCAGGAGTAGAAGGTGTCGATTCGACTGCTGCCGATTTGGGCGTGGTTTCCGATCTCGCCGAAGACTTGAATACCAAGCCGGCGTTGGACAAACTTGGAAGCATTGCGGACTATTTGAAATCAGCTCTGGTGTCCGAGAAACAGAGATCTTCCGGTGATTTAAACGTTCCTGAGTCATCGGAAAACAGTGCCGAACTTGCAAAACGGCTGAAGTCTTCTGCAAACCTGTTGGGCTTGTTGCAAGATGAACTAGCCGATTGGTTCGAGGATCAGGTGTTTTTCGATTTATCGGATTTTTCCTCAAAGCTTGTAAACCTTAGAGCCGAAGCTCTCGCGAAAGTCCAAGAACCAGGGGCCGACAAGAAAGAGTGTTTCCGCGAACTGGACAGATTCAAGTCCGCCCTGCTCAACGCTGGCGTCGAGGTGCGCATGTCCAAGGCGGGCGTCGAGCTGGTGCCGGGTCCGGATTTCGATCCGGCCAAGCTGGAGCAGGTCTGA
- a CDS encoding BPSL0067 family protein, with translation MPPPPPPAQDGALKRVILLAIQNDRRITDHEADGIIGVTKLDAQVSDAEYATLCHLVSWSKSLSVTSRNKIMNYLADALSLKGPYVKSKVRDLEGQPLVSTHQCVTLLQYYTHVGLTSGWRQGLRVRGNDALIARGTAIATFEYGKYPNKAHGNHGAFYDGQDATGIYVVEQWSGLDAIQRRHVTFQGLDGMMWKDPSNNGDAFSVIRKV, from the coding sequence ATGCCTCCTCCTCCCCCTCCGGCCCAGGATGGCGCTCTGAAGCGCGTCATTCTCCTTGCCATCCAGAACGACCGCAGGATCACCGATCACGAAGCCGACGGGATCATCGGCGTCACCAAACTGGATGCGCAGGTCTCGGACGCCGAATACGCCACGCTGTGCCACCTGGTGTCCTGGTCGAAGTCGCTTTCGGTCACGTCGCGCAACAAGATCATGAACTACCTCGCGGACGCGCTGTCGCTGAAGGGGCCGTACGTGAAAAGCAAGGTGCGCGATCTTGAGGGGCAGCCGCTTGTCTCGACCCATCAATGCGTGACGCTGCTGCAGTATTACACCCACGTCGGCCTGACGTCCGGTTGGCGGCAGGGTCTGCGGGTGCGCGGCAACGATGCGCTGATTGCGCGGGGCACGGCCATCGCCACCTTCGAGTACGGCAAGTATCCGAACAAGGCGCACGGCAACCATGGTGCCTTTTACGACGGCCAGGATGCGACGGGCATCTATGTCGTCGAGCAATGGTCCGGGCTGGACGCGATCCAGAGGCGCCACGTGACCTTTCAGGGGTTGGACGGGATGATGTGGAAGGATCCCAGCAACAACGGCGATGCGTTCTCGGTGATCCGCAAGGTGTGA
- a CDS encoding VOC family protein yields MARLEHVNVTVSDAEATAALLGDLLGWRVRWKGPAIHDGTSIHVGDDETYLALYSPKRIDAPHDDNYTRAGSMNHIGLVVDDLDATEAKVREMGFNPHNHADYEPGRRFYFDGPDGVEYEMVSYA; encoded by the coding sequence ATGGCACGGCTTGAACATGTGAACGTGACGGTTAGCGATGCAGAGGCGACGGCGGCGCTGCTGGGGGACCTGCTGGGCTGGCGGGTGCGCTGGAAGGGGCCGGCGATCCACGACGGGACGTCGATCCACGTGGGCGACGACGAAACCTATCTTGCGCTCTACAGCCCGAAGCGCATCGACGCGCCGCATGACGACAACTACACCCGCGCCGGGTCAATGAACCACATCGGGCTGGTGGTGGACGACCTCGACGCGACCGAGGCGAAGGTCCGCGAGATGGGCTTCAACCCGCACAACCATGCCGACTACGAACCCGGACGCCGCTTCTATTTCGATGGGCCGGACGGGGTGGAGTACGAGATGGTGTCTTACGCCTGA
- a CDS encoding MmcQ/YjbR family DNA-binding protein has protein sequence MNRETVNAICAALPGAEVSDPWGGGHDAWKVGDKMFASIGAMGLGVSVKTPSIEDAQFLIEMDRAQKAPYFHRSWVLIDWDAVPEDELRDRIRTSYDLIFAKLPKKTRAAISPG, from the coding sequence ATGAACCGCGAAACCGTCAACGCCATATGTGCCGCCCTGCCCGGTGCCGAAGTCTCCGACCCCTGGGGCGGCGGCCACGATGCGTGGAAGGTCGGCGACAAGATGTTCGCCAGCATCGGCGCCATGGGGCTCGGCGTCTCGGTCAAGACGCCCTCCATCGAGGACGCGCAGTTTCTGATCGAGATGGACCGCGCGCAGAAGGCCCCCTATTTCCACCGCTCCTGGGTTCTGATCGACTGGGACGCGGTGCCGGAGGACGAGCTGCGCGACCGGATCCGGACGTCCTACGATCTGATCTTCGCGAAACTACCAAAGAAGACGCGCGCCGCGATTTCACCGGGCTGA
- a CDS encoding class I SAM-dependent methyltransferase has translation MDWETFFAVHRGLPREGPGAPDDVAWACALAGLPEDASICDAGCGPGGDIDALLAAAPGARVVAVDRMASFVAEADARFAGDPRVSVMEGDLGALPGPFDMIWCAGALYFLGLQDGLAAMARALKPRGVLAFSEPCFFTEAPGAEARAFWEGYPARSAEGIAAAAGAAGFEVLGTRKVPDAGWEAYYRPMEARISALRPGADARLSEMLDLCAAEAATWRRVKGETGYLLCVARLT, from the coding sequence ATGGATTGGGAAACGTTCTTTGCCGTACACCGCGGGCTGCCGCGCGAAGGGCCGGGCGCGCCGGACGATGTGGCCTGGGCCTGCGCGCTGGCCGGTCTGCCGGAAGACGCCTCGATCTGCGATGCGGGCTGCGGCCCGGGCGGCGACATCGACGCCCTGCTGGCCGCCGCGCCGGGTGCACGGGTGGTGGCGGTGGACCGGATGGCCAGCTTCGTCGCGGAGGCGGACGCGCGGTTTGCGGGCGATCCGCGGGTGTCCGTCATGGAGGGCGACCTTGGCGCGCTGCCGGGACCGTTCGACATGATCTGGTGTGCGGGCGCGCTCTATTTCCTCGGGCTTCAGGACGGGCTGGCGGCAATGGCCCGGGCGCTGAAGCCCCGCGGGGTGCTGGCGTTTTCGGAGCCCTGTTTTTTCACCGAGGCGCCGGGCGCGGAGGCCCGGGCCTTCTGGGAGGGCTATCCGGCGCGTTCGGCCGAAGGTATCGCGGCGGCGGCCGGTGCGGCCGGGTTCGAGGTGCTGGGCACGCGCAAGGTGCCGGACGCCGGATGGGAGGCCTATTACCGCCCCATGGAAGCGCGGATCTCTGCATTGCGTCCGGGGGCCGACGCCCGGCTGTCGGAGATGCTGGACCTCTGCGCGGCGGAGGCCGCGACATGGCGGCGGGTCAAGGGCGAGACCGGGTATCTGTTGTGCGTGGCGCGGCTGACATGA
- a CDS encoding alpha/beta hydrolase has protein sequence MTRVLKAGRRAPVSGDTRSGVVFLHGYGANGADLLGLADPLGEHLPDTLFVAPDAPEACAGAPFGFQWFPIPWIDGSSEEEAAAGMMRAVDDLNAFLDALMVDEDLLPEQVCLFGFSQGTMMSLHVGPRREDAVAGIVGFSGRLLQPELLADEVQSMPPILLLHGDMDDVVPVDSLPAAAEALQGAGFEEVYAHIMKGTAHGIAPDGLSVALAFIRDKCGF, from the coding sequence ATGACACGGGTTCTTAAGGCGGGGCGCCGCGCGCCGGTATCCGGGGACACACGGTCCGGCGTGGTCTTCCTGCACGGCTACGGCGCGAACGGCGCAGACCTTCTGGGGCTGGCAGATCCGCTGGGCGAACATCTGCCGGACACGCTGTTCGTGGCGCCGGATGCGCCGGAGGCCTGCGCGGGCGCCCCGTTCGGCTTTCAGTGGTTTCCGATTCCGTGGATCGACGGCTCGTCCGAAGAGGAAGCCGCCGCCGGAATGATGCGGGCGGTCGACGACCTGAACGCCTTTCTCGACGCGCTGATGGTGGATGAGGATCTGTTGCCCGAACAGGTCTGCCTTTTCGGGTTCAGCCAGGGCACGATGATGAGCCTGCACGTGGGGCCGCGCCGGGAGGATGCCGTCGCGGGGATCGTGGGCTTCTCGGGTCGTCTGTTGCAGCCGGAGCTTCTGGCGGACGAGGTGCAGTCCATGCCGCCGATCCTGCTGTTGCATGGCGACATGGACGACGTGGTGCCCGTGGACTCGCTTCCCGCTGCGGCAGAGGCGTTGCAGGGCGCGGGCTTCGAGGAGGTCTATGCCCATATCATGAAGGGCACGGCCCATGGGATCGCCCCCGACGGGCTGTCGGTCGCACTGGCGTTTATCCGCGACAAATGCGGTTTCTGA
- a CDS encoding cupin domain-containing protein, which translates to MTQTFLRISTDMEAETDAPSPDKVISGAPEFTTWNVEEKDGLYCGTWRATPGKWRISYDEWEYCRILDGHSIITEEGGDAADVRAGDSFILRPGFRGTWEVVETTTKEYVIRL; encoded by the coding sequence ATGACCCAGACCTTCCTGCGCATCTCCACCGACATGGAGGCCGAAACCGACGCCCCTTCGCCCGACAAGGTGATTTCCGGGGCGCCCGAATTCACCACATGGAACGTCGAGGAGAAAGACGGTCTCTATTGCGGCACATGGCGGGCCACGCCCGGGAAATGGCGGATCAGTTACGACGAATGGGAATACTGCCGCATCCTCGACGGTCATTCGATCATCACGGAAGAAGGCGGCGACGCAGCGGACGTGCGCGCGGGCGACAGCTTCATCCTGCGCCCGGGCTTCCGCGGAACATGGGAAGTGGTCGAGACGACGACCAAGGAATACGTCATCCGCCTTTGA
- a CDS encoding squalene/phytoene synthase family protein, with protein MIAPGSDLHACAEIVERGDPERFAGAMAAPVAARRVLFPLYAFNVEVARAPWVTAEPMIAEMRLQWWRDALDEIGGGGAVRRHEVVSPLAEVLDAEGAAVLDALVEARRADIEKAPFDEPHALWSYLEATGGGLMFVAARCLGDRDGRAARALGKASGLAAYLRAVPVLEARGKLPLADGRPEAVRALAAHGLDLVAEARAAQGAVPRAARAALMAGVLAEPMLRRAVADPGRVKDGTLLPSEAKVRWTRLRAGLTGRI; from the coding sequence ATGATCGCGCCGGGGTCCGATCTGCATGCCTGCGCGGAGATCGTCGAGCGCGGCGACCCGGAGCGTTTCGCGGGTGCCATGGCGGCGCCGGTCGCGGCGCGGCGCGTGCTCTTTCCGCTGTACGCCTTCAATGTCGAGGTGGCGCGCGCGCCCTGGGTGACGGCAGAGCCGATGATCGCCGAGATGCGCCTGCAATGGTGGCGCGACGCGCTGGACGAGATCGGCGGCGGCGGCGCGGTCCGGCGGCACGAGGTGGTCTCGCCGCTGGCGGAGGTGCTGGACGCCGAAGGGGCGGCGGTGCTGGACGCGCTGGTGGAAGCACGGCGCGCGGATATCGAGAAGGCCCCGTTCGATGAGCCGCACGCCCTGTGGTCCTACCTGGAGGCCACGGGCGGCGGGCTGATGTTTGTCGCGGCCCGTTGTCTTGGGGACCGGGACGGACGCGCGGCTCGGGCACTGGGAAAGGCTTCCGGTCTCGCGGCTTACCTGCGCGCGGTGCCGGTGCTGGAGGCGCGGGGCAAGTTGCCGCTGGCGGACGGGCGCCCCGAGGCGGTGCGCGCGCTTGCGGCACATGGGCTGGACCTGGTGGCGGAGGCTCGGGCGGCGCAAGGGGCGGTGCCGCGCGCCGCCCGCGCGGCGCTGATGGCCGGTGTGCTGGCGGAGCCCATGCTGCGCCGCGCCGTTGCGGATCCGGGGCGGGTCAAGGATGGCACGCTTCTGCCCTCGGAGGCCAAGGTGCGTTGGACGCGGTTGCGGGCCGGGCTGACCGGGCGCATCTGA
- a CDS encoding DNA-3-methyladenine glycosylase family protein, translating into MNDGVGRIIMGDACVAEGADWLAACEPRFAGALELTGPLPLRRRPDGFAQLLSAIVSQQVSVASARAIWARLEAAGMTSAAAVQGASDDDLKALGLSRQKVAYAQALASAGIDFDGLRDMPTDEVVKTLVAVKGIGVWTAEIYAMFSLGRADVFAPGDLALQEGARLLFDLDERPTERALRRMAEAWSPWRSVAARALWAYYHVCKQREGIA; encoded by the coding sequence ATGAACGACGGTGTCGGGCGGATCATAATGGGCGACGCCTGCGTGGCGGAAGGGGCGGACTGGCTGGCCGCCTGCGAGCCGCGCTTTGCCGGGGCCCTGGAACTGACCGGCCCGCTGCCGCTGCGGCGCAGGCCCGACGGTTTCGCCCAGCTTCTGAGCGCCATCGTCAGCCAGCAGGTCAGCGTCGCCTCGGCCCGCGCAATCTGGGCGCGGCTGGAGGCGGCGGGGATGACCTCTGCCGCGGCGGTGCAAGGGGCCTCGGACGACGACCTGAAGGCGCTGGGGCTGTCGCGGCAGAAGGTGGCCTATGCGCAGGCGCTGGCCTCTGCCGGGATCGACTTCGACGGCCTGCGCGACATGCCCACCGACGAGGTGGTAAAGACCCTCGTGGCGGTGAAGGGGATCGGTGTCTGGACGGCCGAGATCTATGCGATGTTCAGCCTCGGCCGGGCGGACGTCTTTGCCCCCGGCGACCTGGCCTTGCAGGAGGGCGCACGGCTGCTGTTCGATCTCGACGAACGCCCGACGGAGCGCGCGCTGCGCCGGATGGCAGAGGCCTGGTCGCCCTGGCGGTCGGTTGCGGCGCGTGCGCTCTGGGCCTACTACCACGTGTGCAAACAGCGAGAGGGCATTGCGTGA
- the cimA gene encoding citramalate synthase: MARERLYLYDTTLRDGQQTQGVQFSTAEKLKIAAALDALGVDHIEGGWPGANPTDSAFFEEVGQTRAVLTAFGMTKRAGRSAENDDVLAAVMNAGTPAVCLVGKTHDFHVTTALGITLEENVGNIAASVAHLVASGREALFDAEHFFDGYKANPSYALSCLRAALDAGARWVVLCDTNGGTLPTEIGRIVGGVIAAGVPGDRVGIHTHNDTETAVSGSLAAVEAGARQIQGTLNGLGERCGNANLTALIPTLLLKEPYASRYETGVSHEALEGLTRVSRMLDDVLNRVPLKQVAYVGASAFAHKAGLHASAILKDPTTYEHIDPALVGNRRVVPMSNQAGQSNLRRRLAEAGLEVAPGDPALARILELVKTREAEGYSYDTAQASFELLAREELGLLPEFFEVKRYRVTVERRKNKYNRMVSLSEAVVVVKVDGEKKLSVSESMDEEGNDRGPVNALSKALAKDLGSYQAYIDDMRLVDFKVRITQGGTEAVTRVIIDSEDSSGRRWATVGVSANIVDASFEALLDAVRWKLVRAGAA, translated from the coding sequence ATGGCACGCGAGCGGCTTTATCTCTACGACACCACGCTGCGCGACGGGCAGCAGACGCAGGGGGTGCAGTTCTCCACCGCCGAGAAGCTGAAGATCGCCGCCGCGCTGGATGCGCTGGGGGTGGATCATATCGAGGGCGGCTGGCCCGGGGCGAACCCGACGGATTCCGCCTTTTTCGAGGAGGTGGGCCAGACGCGGGCGGTGCTGACCGCCTTCGGGATGACCAAGCGGGCCGGACGGTCGGCGGAGAACGACGATGTGCTGGCGGCGGTGATGAACGCGGGCACTCCGGCGGTCTGTCTCGTGGGCAAGACGCATGACTTCCACGTCACGACGGCGCTGGGGATCACGCTGGAGGAGAACGTCGGGAACATCGCCGCCTCGGTCGCGCATCTGGTGGCCTCGGGGCGGGAAGCGCTGTTCGACGCGGAGCATTTCTTTGACGGCTACAAGGCCAACCCGTCGTATGCGCTGTCCTGCCTTCGGGCGGCGTTGGATGCCGGGGCGCGTTGGGTCGTGCTGTGCGACACCAACGGTGGCACGCTGCCGACGGAGATCGGGCGGATCGTCGGCGGGGTGATCGCGGCGGGCGTGCCAGGCGACAGGGTCGGGATCCACACCCACAACGACACCGAAACCGCGGTGTCCGGGTCGCTGGCGGCGGTCGAGGCGGGCGCGCGGCAAATCCAGGGCACGTTGAACGGGCTGGGCGAGCGTTGCGGCAATGCCAATCTGACGGCGCTGATCCCGACGCTTCTGCTGAAGGAGCCTTACGCCAGCCGCTACGAGACGGGCGTCAGCCACGAGGCGCTGGAAGGGCTGACGCGGGTGAGCCGGATGCTGGACGACGTGCTGAACCGGGTGCCGCTGAAGCAGGTGGCCTATGTGGGCGCTTCGGCCTTTGCGCACAAGGCGGGGCTGCATGCCAGTGCGATCCTCAAGGACCCCACGACCTACGAGCATATCGACCCCGCGCTGGTGGGCAACCGGCGGGTGGTGCCGATGTCGAACCAGGCCGGGCAGTCGAACCTGCGGCGCAGGCTGGCGGAAGCGGGGCTTGAGGTCGCGCCGGGCGATCCGGCGCTGGCGCGCATTCTCGAACTGGTGAAGACGCGGGAAGCGGAGGGTTATTCCTACGACACCGCGCAGGCATCGTTCGAATTGCTGGCGCGGGAAGAGCTGGGGCTGCTGCCGGAGTTCTTCGAGGTGAAGCGCTACCGCGTGACGGTCGAGCGGCGGAAGAACAAGTACAACCGCATGGTGTCGCTGTCGGAGGCGGTCGTGGTGGTGAAGGTCGACGGTGAAAAGAAGCTGTCGGTCTCGGAGTCCATGGACGAGGAAGGCAACGACCGCGGCCCGGTGAACGCCCTGTCGAAGGCGCTGGCGAAGGACCTCGGGTCCTACCAAGCGTACATCGACGACATGCGGCTGGTGGACTTCAAGGTACGCATCACGCAGGGCGGCACGGAGGCGGTGACGCGGGTCATCATCGACAGCGAGGATTCCTCGGGCCGGCGGTGGGCGACGGTGGGTGTGTCGGCCAACATCGTCGACGCATCGTTCGAGGCGCTTCTGGACGCGGTGCGCTGGAAGCTGGTGCGGGCGGGCGCGGCCTGA
- a CDS encoding MFS transporter: protein MTTQTTAQPTDTRARRNVTVLVLAQAFLGAQMPMIFTIGGLAGQSLAPNPCYATLPISLIVLGSMLAATPVSAIMQKYGRRAGFFLGAGAGAVGGAIGAYGLLTASFTIFLLGSLVTGIYMSAQGFYRFAAADTASEDFRPKAISYVMAGGLASAVIGPQLVKFTADSYVIPFLGTYAGVIAINLIGACLFFFLDIPKPPVPAEDAPKGRTRWQLLTTPRIGVAVICAAVSYALMNLVMTSTPLAVVGCGYETGDAANVVTAHVLAMFAPSFFTGHLIARFGVERIMATGLVILAGAGAVGLSGVNLEQFFVALVLLGIGWNFGFIGATSMLSGAHEAHERGRMQGLNDLIVFGAVTFASLSSGGLMNCSGGSPVQGWMSVNLAMAPFLVLAGGALIWLWLRPKEEQPA from the coding sequence ATGACCACCCAGACCACGGCCCAGCCCACCGACACCCGCGCCCGCCGCAACGTCACCGTCCTCGTGCTCGCGCAGGCGTTTCTCGGGGCGCAGATGCCGATGATCTTCACCATCGGCGGACTGGCGGGGCAAAGCCTCGCCCCCAACCCCTGCTATGCCACGCTGCCGATCTCGCTGATCGTGCTCGGATCGATGCTGGCGGCCACGCCGGTCTCGGCGATCATGCAGAAATACGGGCGCCGCGCGGGCTTCTTCCTCGGCGCGGGCGCCGGTGCGGTTGGCGGGGCGATCGGTGCTTACGGGCTCCTGACTGCCTCCTTCACGATCTTCCTGCTGGGCAGCCTCGTAACCGGCATCTACATGTCCGCCCAGGGTTTCTACCGTTTCGCCGCCGCCGACACTGCCTCCGAAGACTTCCGCCCCAAGGCGATCTCCTACGTCATGGCCGGCGGCCTCGCCTCTGCCGTGATCGGCCCGCAACTGGTGAAGTTCACCGCTGACAGTTACGTCATCCCCTTCCTCGGTACCTACGCCGGGGTGATCGCGATCAACCTGATCGGCGCCTGCCTGTTCTTCTTCCTCGACATCCCCAAGCCGCCTGTCCCCGCCGAGGACGCACCGAAGGGACGCACCCGCTGGCAGCTCCTGACCACCCCCCGTATCGGCGTGGCGGTGATCTGCGCGGCGGTCTCCTACGCGCTGATGAACCTGGTGATGACCTCGACGCCGCTGGCCGTGGTCGGCTGCGGGTACGAGACCGGAGACGCCGCCAACGTCGTCACCGCACACGTCCTGGCCATGTTCGCGCCCAGCTTCTTCACCGGCCACCTCATCGCCCGCTTCGGCGTGGAACGGATCATGGCCACCGGCCTCGTCATCCTGGCGGGCGCCGGCGCCGTGGGTCTTTCGGGCGTCAACCTCGAACAGTTCTTCGTGGCACTGGTGCTGCTGGGCATCGGCTGGAACTTCGGCTTCATCGGCGCGACCAGCATGCTGTCGGGCGCCCACGAAGCGCATGAACGCGGCCGCATGCAGGGCCTCAACGACCTGATCGTCTTCGGCGCCGTCACCTTCGCCTCGCTGTCCTCGGGCGGCCTGATGAACTGCTCGGGCGGCTCGCCGGTGCAGGGCTGGATGTCGGTGAACCTCGCCATGGCACCGTTTCTCGTGCTGGCCGGCGGCGCGCTGATCTGGCTCTGGCTGCGCCCGAAGGAAGAGCAGCCCGCCTGA
- the soxR gene encoding redox-sensitive transcriptional activator SoxR, with translation MKRDGLTIREIAERTGLAPSAIRHYESEGLVFPARTASGQRRFQRADIRRLSFVMIAQQLGFSLTEIRADLDRLPRDRAPTRADWTRISRRFSRVLDARIARLTALRNNLDGCIGCGCLSLQRCALYNPEDRAARRGPGPRHVIDAALDD, from the coding sequence ATGAAGAGAGACGGCCTGACAATCCGCGAGATCGCCGAGCGCACCGGCCTCGCCCCCTCCGCCATTCGCCACTACGAATCGGAGGGGCTGGTCTTTCCAGCGCGCACCGCCTCCGGCCAGCGCCGGTTCCAGCGCGCCGACATCCGGCGGCTGAGCTTCGTGATGATCGCCCAGCAACTGGGCTTTTCCCTGACGGAGATCCGCGCCGACCTCGACCGCCTGCCCCGGGACCGCGCGCCCACGCGCGCAGACTGGACTCGCATCTCGCGCCGCTTTTCCCGTGTTCTGGACGCACGCATCGCCCGGTTGACCGCGCTCAGGAACAACCTCGACGGCTGCATCGGCTGCGGCTGCCTGTCCCTGCAACGCTGCGCGCTCTACAACCCCGAAGACCGCGCCGCCCGCCGCGGCCCGGGCCCGCGCCACGTCATCGACGCCGCGCTGGACGACTGA